From a single Nostoc sp. MS1 genomic region:
- a CDS encoding DUF3352 domain-containing protein, whose product MPESKSKLLIPVVGATVVVAGSLAAYMYLRGPAGDSSGALGSAKLVPSTALMATYITTDPQAWDKLKQFGTPEAQKLIAKNLEDFNKQISKEGDISYEKDIKPWVGGVMVAMLPPNTTKPAQSNTTTPGTIPPIASQPEPQILMVVGIKDKISALNFGNKLKAQKGIKSQESDYKGEKITETKPASGQPTYSAVLNNSYIVFSPEKAPVERAIDTYKGQASFATKEGASNILSKGTDVKNSLAQIYIPDYPGMVKQLLAANPQATQINPQTLKQLEQVKSMVAAVGVDDAGIRLKAVANLDPQLNKFQYQSTPSTILGQFPADTFALISGQGISRSWSTIVEQSQDYPEFKQALEQARAQTKLVNIDLDKDIFGWMDKEFAFGAIPSNQGILASVGFGGAWVIDTSDRKTAEATLTKLDTLAKAQQISITTRKIGGKDVTEWQIPQQGALLAHGWLDDDTLFLAVGGPIAETLANSKTQTLDNSDNFKAIAGSLQKPNGGYFYLDMDRTMTLVNRFAQQSQQPIPPEAIAILSSIRGLSMTANSPDKSSSQVEMLLALKPSTAK is encoded by the coding sequence ATGCCCGAATCTAAGTCAAAACTGCTCATTCCTGTTGTTGGTGCAACTGTGGTTGTCGCCGGCAGTTTAGCCGCCTATATGTATTTGAGGGGGCCGGCTGGAGATAGCTCTGGTGCTCTAGGTAGTGCTAAACTAGTGCCTTCCACAGCATTAATGGCTACCTACATTACCACTGACCCGCAAGCTTGGGACAAGTTAAAGCAATTTGGTACACCTGAAGCTCAAAAGTTAATTGCTAAAAATTTAGAAGATTTTAATAAGCAAATCTCGAAAGAGGGCGATATCTCTTATGAAAAAGATATTAAGCCTTGGGTAGGTGGTGTGATGGTAGCTATGTTACCTCCCAATACAACCAAACCTGCCCAATCTAATACGACTACACCTGGAACAATTCCGCCGATCGCATCACAGCCAGAACCGCAAATTTTAATGGTAGTTGGGATTAAAGATAAAATCAGCGCTTTAAATTTTGGTAATAAATTAAAAGCACAAAAGGGGATCAAATCCCAAGAGAGTGACTATAAAGGCGAAAAAATTACAGAAACTAAACCAGCATCTGGACAGCCAACATACAGTGCTGTTTTAAATAACAGTTATATTGTGTTCTCTCCTGAAAAAGCACCAGTAGAAAGAGCTATAGATACTTATAAAGGTCAAGCATCTTTTGCAACTAAAGAAGGTGCCAGCAATATTCTCAGCAAGGGTACAGATGTCAAAAATTCTCTAGCGCAAATCTACATTCCTGATTATCCAGGAATGGTGAAACAACTGCTGGCTGCAAACCCCCAAGCAACTCAGATCAATCCACAGACTTTGAAACAACTCGAACAGGTAAAATCAATGGTGGCGGCTGTGGGTGTTGATGATGCGGGGATACGATTGAAAGCTGTTGCTAATTTAGACCCGCAACTAAATAAATTTCAATATCAAAGCACGCCATCAACAATATTAGGACAATTCCCGGCTGATACTTTTGCTCTTATCAGTGGACAAGGGATTAGTCGTAGTTGGTCAACCATTGTCGAACAATCACAAGATTATCCAGAATTTAAGCAGGCTTTAGAACAAGCTCGCGCTCAAACAAAATTAGTGAATATTGACCTGGATAAAGATATTTTTGGGTGGATGGATAAAGAATTTGCCTTTGGTGCTATTCCCTCTAACCAAGGTATATTAGCTAGTGTAGGCTTTGGTGGTGCTTGGGTAATTGATACAAGCGATCGCAAAACCGCAGAAGCCACATTAACTAAACTAGATACTCTCGCCAAAGCCCAACAAATCAGCATCACTACCAGAAAAATCGGTGGGAAAGACGTTACTGAATGGCAAATTCCCCAACAAGGAGCTTTATTAGCTCACGGTTGGTTAGATGACGACACTTTATTTTTAGCAGTTGGCGGCCCGATTGCGGAAACCTTGGCAAACTCTAAAACTCAAACTTTAGACAATAGTGATAACTTCAAAGCTATTGCTGGGTCTTTACAAAAACCAAATGGTGGTTACTTCTATCTCGATATGGATAGAACCATGACCTTAGTTAATCGTTTTGCTCAACAATCTCAGCAACCCATACCCCCAGAAGCTATCGCTATCCTCAGTTCCATTCGTGGTTTGAGTATGACTGCTAATAGCCCTGATAAATCATCAAGCCAAGTTGAGATGTTGTTAGCTCTCAAACCCAGCACAGCAAAGTAG
- a CDS encoding RNA recognition motif domain-containing protein — MSVYVGNLSYDVTEDSLNAVFAEYGSVKRVQLPTDRETGRMRGFAFVEMGSDAEETAAIEALDGAEWMGRDLKVNKAKPKEDRGSFGGGGNRGSYGGRNRY; from the coding sequence ATGTCAGTTTATGTAGGCAACCTTTCTTACGACGTTACAGAAGATAGCCTGAATGCTGTTTTTGCAGAATATGGTTCTGTAAAAAGAGTTCAGCTACCTACTGACCGTGAAACAGGACGGATGCGCGGCTTTGCTTTTGTAGAAATGGGTAGTGACGCTGAAGAAACAGCCGCTATTGAAGCACTTGATGGCGCTGAGTGGATGGGACGCGACCTCAAAGTTAATAAAGCTAAACCCAAAGAAGATAGAGGTTCTTTTGGTGGTGGTGGTAATCGAGGAAGCTATGGTGGACGTAACCGCTACTAA
- the trxA gene encoding thioredoxin: protein MSTDTVAYIQENEFDSLLDVEKVLVVDFTATWCGPCRLVSPLMDQLADEYKDRVKVVKVDVDNNKPIFKRFGLRSIPAVLIFKNGELVETIVGVSPYERFSTAVDKLVEL, encoded by the coding sequence ATGTCTACTGATACAGTTGCTTATATTCAGGAAAATGAATTTGATTCACTTCTAGACGTAGAAAAAGTTCTTGTTGTTGATTTTACTGCTACTTGGTGTGGCCCATGCCGTCTTGTCAGTCCGTTAATGGATCAGCTTGCTGATGAATATAAAGACCGCGTTAAAGTTGTTAAGGTCGATGTAGATAATAACAAACCAATATTTAAAAGATTTGGGCTTCGTAGTATTCCAGCCGTATTAATTTTTAAAAATGGTGAGTTAGTAGAAACAATTGTTGGCGTTTCTCCTTATGAGCGGTTCAGCACTGCTGTTGATAAGCTTGTTGAACTATAG
- the infC gene encoding translation initiation factor IF-3, producing the protein MIIVVQKQLINSQIKSPQVFLIDHENNNRGLIDTHEALQLAQSVELDLVIVSQSKDTPVAKIVNYGKLQYQKKKRQGQSARPTVKEVRFRPNVGAADYDLRISQALQWLSKGDSVKFAIRLRGRENQYREQAGQMLERIVTDLGEVGKVQSLDKRSLIVQIMPA; encoded by the coding sequence ATAATTATCGTAGTCCAAAAGCAGCTGATTAATTCACAAATCAAGTCCCCCCAGGTCTTCTTGATTGATCATGAAAATAACAATCGTGGTCTAATCGACACCCATGAAGCCCTACAATTAGCCCAAAGCGTAGAGCTTGACCTAGTTATAGTCTCTCAAAGCAAAGACACTCCAGTAGCGAAGATTGTTAACTATGGCAAGCTTCAGTATCAGAAGAAGAAGCGTCAAGGTCAAAGTGCTAGACCAACTGTAAAAGAAGTTCGATTCCGTCCTAACGTCGGTGCGGCTGATTATGATTTACGCATTTCTCAAGCACTTCAATGGTTGAGTAAAGGCGATTCAGTTAAGTTTGCTATTCGTCTACGAGGACGAGAAAATCAATATCGAGAGCAGGCTGGACAAATGCTAGAACGGATTGTGACTGATTTAGGTGAAGTAGGTAAAGTCCAGTCACTAGATAAACGTTCACTGATTGTTCAAATTATGCCAGCGTAA
- a CDS encoding UTP--glucose-1-phosphate uridylyltransferase, with amino-acid sequence MQIKKVRKAVIPVAGFGTRLFPATKVVKKALFPIVDRDGRAKPVILAIAEEAISAGITEIGIVVQPDDLAVFAELFKNPPTPELWQKLSPQNQEYSQYLQDLGKKVVLLTQPEQEGYGHAVYCAKDWVGDEPFLLMLGDHVYKSDIDKSCARQMVEIYEQVNQSVVSLTTMPAAIINKAGCVGGIWKEFNSLLRVTQLAEKPSVDYARQHLQVEGMSEDEFLCIFGLYVITPKIFDFLEESINNNLRYRGEFQVTTCLDKLCQAEGMTGYVVQGKCFDTGLPDTYRQTIIDFIGNEY; translated from the coding sequence ATGCAAATAAAAAAGGTGCGAAAAGCCGTTATTCCGGTTGCTGGGTTTGGTACGAGATTATTTCCAGCCACGAAGGTTGTAAAAAAGGCACTATTCCCCATTGTTGATAGAGATGGTAGAGCCAAACCTGTAATTTTAGCGATCGCAGAAGAAGCAATTAGCGCTGGCATTACAGAAATTGGTATTGTCGTACAGCCAGATGATTTAGCAGTTTTTGCGGAATTATTTAAGAATCCACCTACACCAGAACTTTGGCAAAAACTTTCACCACAGAATCAAGAATATAGCCAATACCTACAAGATTTGGGTAAGAAGGTTGTGTTATTAACTCAACCAGAACAAGAAGGTTATGGTCATGCCGTATATTGTGCTAAAGATTGGGTAGGCGATGAGCCATTTTTATTAATGTTAGGCGATCATGTTTATAAATCTGATATAGATAAATCTTGTGCGCGACAAATGGTAGAAATCTATGAGCAAGTAAATCAAAGTGTGGTTAGTTTAACTACCATGCCAGCCGCAATCATTAACAAAGCTGGATGTGTGGGGGGAATTTGGAAAGAGTTTAATTCTCTACTGAGAGTAACACAACTAGCTGAAAAGCCTAGTGTTGATTATGCACGACAGCATTTGCAGGTAGAAGGAATGTCAGAAGATGAGTTTTTATGTATTTTTGGTTTATATGTAATCACGCCGAAAATATTTGATTTTTTGGAAGAAAGCATAAATAATAATTTACGCTATCGTGGCGAGTTTCAAGTCACAACCTGTTTAGATAAATTATGCCAAGCAGAAGGCATGACTGGATATGTCGTTCAAGGCAAATGTTTTGATACAGGTTTACCAGATACCTATCGTCAAACCATAATTGATTTTATTGGTAATGAATATTAA
- a CDS encoding LD-carboxypeptidase: protein MTFKRRQFLKTCGLATVASQIPLLTAQGESPNMIIKPPRLEVGDTVGLIAPAGIFEPRYIEVVQQYLTNLGLKAKFGKHILDRYGYLAGKDGDRAQDVNDMFADDSVKAILAMRGGWGCNRILPLLNYPLIRSHAKILMGYSDITSLLLAINARSRIVTFHGPVATSTWTPFMLDYLKRILFNGEAVTLKNTNSPEGKVQTIVTGKAKGKLVGGNLSVLTAMLGSPYLPVWQNRILFLEDVNEDIYRVDRMLTQLKNAGILNRISGFIFGQCTDCQPSEDSSLTLMEVLQDHIIPLKIPAWYGAMIGHIQDKFILPIGADVEIDSEAGTIRLLDGVVS from the coding sequence ATGACATTCAAGCGTCGCCAATTTCTCAAAACTTGTGGTTTAGCTACTGTAGCCAGCCAAATTCCTCTACTTACTGCTCAAGGTGAGTCACCAAATATGATTATCAAACCACCGCGCTTAGAAGTAGGGGATACGGTGGGATTAATTGCGCCGGCTGGAATTTTTGAACCTCGATATATAGAAGTAGTCCAGCAATATCTGACTAACTTGGGGTTAAAAGCGAAGTTCGGTAAACATATTTTAGACCGTTATGGTTACTTAGCGGGTAAAGATGGCGATCGCGCTCAAGATGTTAATGATATGTTTGCTGATGATTCCGTTAAAGCAATTTTAGCTATGCGTGGCGGCTGGGGTTGTAATCGTATTTTACCCTTGCTCAATTACCCCTTAATTCGCTCCCATGCGAAAATTCTTATGGGTTATAGCGATATTACTTCTTTACTATTAGCCATTAATGCCCGGAGTCGAATTGTGACCTTTCACGGGCCTGTCGCTACATCCACCTGGACACCTTTTATGCTGGATTATCTCAAACGCATTTTATTTAATGGAGAAGCTGTAACATTAAAAAATACTAATTCCCCAGAGGGGAAAGTGCAAACAATAGTAACAGGAAAAGCCAAGGGTAAATTAGTAGGGGGTAACTTATCTGTTTTAACCGCAATGCTTGGTTCGCCATACCTACCAGTTTGGCAAAATAGGATTTTATTTTTAGAAGATGTAAATGAGGATATTTATCGGGTGGATAGGATGTTGACTCAGTTAAAAAATGCTGGAATATTAAATAGAATTTCAGGTTTTATTTTTGGTCAATGTACTGACTGTCAACCCAGTGAGGACTCCTCACTAACTTTAATGGAAGTATTACAAGACCATATCATTCCCTTAAAAATACCTGCTTGGTATGGTGCAATGATTGGTCATATTCAAGATAAATTTATTTTGCCAATTGGTGCAGATGTGGAAATTGACTCTGAGGCGGGGACAATACGCTTATTGGATGGTGTAGTTAGTTGA
- a CDS encoding LysR family transcriptional regulator, with translation MKISQLRAVVAVAERGNFSEAALDLQLTQPAISHAIATLEEELGVPLFARGRHGAVLTPAGERILQHARQAMQHLEMMQSEANLHKGLHGGHVRVAAFRSVATHLLPKAIAQFHDQFPEVAVTIIESLSYVEVENCLREGRADIGITYLPSSDEFTTWEMVRDEYVVLLPPKAKINSSQITWENISKYSPVILSCLPCGKALHQHLKQLAPSLNTTSNIQEDSTIVSMVNQGLTAAILPRLAAVPIPSGVQVYSLPNPLERVMGVAMLSQSLHIPAVFKFLEMLKDFDFYTLAKYSY, from the coding sequence ATGAAAATTTCCCAACTTCGCGCTGTAGTTGCAGTAGCAGAGCGTGGTAATTTTAGTGAAGCAGCTTTAGATTTACAACTGACACAACCAGCCATTAGTCATGCGATCGCTACTCTAGAAGAAGAATTAGGTGTACCCTTATTTGCCAGAGGTCGTCACGGTGCGGTATTGACACCAGCCGGAGAACGCATTTTACAGCACGCTCGTCAAGCAATGCAGCATCTAGAAATGATGCAGTCAGAAGCTAACCTGCATAAAGGTTTACATGGTGGTCATGTGCGAGTGGCAGCTTTTCGGAGTGTTGCGACTCATCTATTACCAAAAGCGATCGCTCAATTTCATGACCAATTTCCCGAAGTTGCTGTCACAATTATCGAAAGCCTTTCTTATGTCGAAGTCGAGAATTGTTTACGCGAAGGACGCGCCGATATAGGTATTACATATTTGCCCTCAAGCGATGAATTTACAACTTGGGAAATGGTGCGTGATGAATATGTTGTTTTACTGCCACCAAAAGCTAAAATTAATAGTTCACAAATTACATGGGAAAATATTAGTAAATATTCACCTGTAATATTGTCTTGTCTACCTTGTGGTAAAGCGCTACATCAACACTTAAAACAATTAGCGCCTTCTTTGAACACTACCAGTAATATTCAAGAAGACTCTACGATTGTGAGTATGGTAAATCAAGGATTAACAGCAGCAATTTTGCCTCGTTTAGCGGCTGTACCAATTCCCTCTGGAGTGCAAGTTTATAGCTTACCAAATCCATTAGAAAGAGTTATGGGTGTAGCGATGCTTTCTCAATCTCTGCATATTCCGGCTGTGTTTAAGTTTCTAGAAATGCTCAAAGATTTTGATTTTTACACATTAGCTAAATACAGTTATTAA
- the psb35 gene encoding photosystem II assembly protein Psb35, which translates to MRILMQAADAVATGGYQFPTAFTLVYIVGFIAAVTIGSIAWYNSKRPVGWESKDRPDFVPKVEKEETPGLGEPKS; encoded by the coding sequence ATGCGTATATTAATGCAAGCCGCAGATGCAGTAGCTACAGGTGGGTATCAGTTCCCTACAGCTTTTACATTGGTGTATATAGTCGGTTTTATTGCGGCTGTAACAATTGGTTCCATTGCTTGGTATAACTCTAAACGTCCTGTAGGTTGGGAAAGCAAAGACCGTCCTGATTTTGTACCCAAGGTAGAAAAAGAAGAAACTCCGGGTCTGGGCGAACCGAAGTCTTAA
- a CDS encoding TerB family tellurite resistance protein, which yields MVADSKVKNLVKILIGAAWIDGKIQPEERQCLREIAQAKGLANDPEIKPWLYELVAVKPNECYTWLQEYLGDRPSLEDCENLIEAISGLIYSDGDVAIDEANLLTKVQDIAKPDESNQSAHTVLLKQIQQLYRRWVEVQN from the coding sequence ATGGTAGCCGATTCCAAAGTGAAAAATTTAGTTAAAATTCTGATTGGTGCTGCTTGGATTGATGGCAAAATCCAACCAGAAGAAAGACAATGCTTGCGCGAGATAGCTCAAGCAAAAGGTTTGGCTAACGATCCTGAGATTAAGCCTTGGTTGTATGAGTTAGTAGCCGTCAAACCTAACGAATGTTACACATGGCTCCAAGAATACTTAGGCGATCGCCCCAGTCTCGAAGACTGCGAAAATCTGATCGAAGCCATTAGTGGTCTAATTTATAGTGATGGGGATGTAGCGATCGACGAAGCCAACCTCCTGACTAAAGTACAGGACATCGCCAAGCCCGATGAATCCAACCAGTCAGCCCATACTGTCCTATTGAAGCAAATCCAACAGCTTTATCGCCGTTGGGTAGAAGTTCAAAATTAA
- a CDS encoding 16S rRNA (cytosine(967)-C(5))-methyltransferase: protein MTNSRQVAFIALRDVHKGAYTDVALDRVLHKANLSDSDRRLVTDLLYGSVRRQRTLDFIIDQLAKKKSHQQPTELRTILHLGLYQLRYQERIPASAAVNTTVELAKDNGFAGLTGFVNGLLRQYIRSDEASPDWLKLPENPVERLGILYSFPDWIIQVWLEQLGLVETEKLCEWMNQTPTIDLRINPLRTSIEEVEAALKSAGILARPIPNLPQALRLIGNTGSIQQLPGFKDGWWVVQDASAQLVGHLLDPQPGEVIVDACAAPGGKTTHIAELIKDRGTVWACDRTASRLRKLKENAQRLNLHSIQICTGDSRNLEQFYNAADRVLLDAPCSGLGTLHRHADARWRQTPESVQELSTLQQELLAHTSKFVKAGGVLVYATCTLHPAENEDVITQFLTENTDWQIEPPSPNSPDSCYTTPQGWLKVWPHNQDMDGFFMVRLRKTNVSE from the coding sequence ATGACAAACTCCCGCCAAGTTGCTTTTATTGCCCTACGAGATGTTCATAAAGGAGCTTATACAGATGTAGCTTTAGATAGAGTGTTGCACAAAGCTAATCTCTCAGATAGCGATCGCCGTCTAGTAACAGACTTACTTTATGGTAGTGTCAGGAGACAACGCACGCTTGATTTTATTATTGACCAACTCGCCAAAAAGAAATCTCACCAGCAACCAACAGAACTCCGCACTATCCTACATTTAGGTTTATATCAACTACGTTATCAAGAGCGTATCCCTGCTTCGGCGGCTGTAAATACTACTGTGGAATTAGCAAAAGATAACGGTTTTGCTGGACTGACGGGTTTTGTTAATGGTTTATTACGGCAGTATATTCGTTCTGATGAAGCGTCACCAGACTGGCTCAAGTTACCAGAAAATCCGGTGGAAAGGTTGGGAATTTTATACAGTTTCCCTGATTGGATTATACAAGTTTGGTTGGAACAGTTGGGTTTGGTAGAGACAGAAAAACTCTGTGAATGGATGAACCAAACACCAACGATTGATTTAAGAATCAACCCTTTGCGTACTTCTATAGAGGAAGTGGAGGCGGCGTTAAAGTCTGCGGGGATTTTGGCTAGGCCCATCCCTAATTTACCCCAAGCTTTACGATTAATAGGGAATACTGGCTCAATTCAACAACTTCCAGGGTTTAAGGATGGCTGGTGGGTTGTCCAAGATGCTAGCGCTCAATTAGTTGGTCATTTGCTTGACCCCCAACCGGGTGAGGTGATAGTTGATGCTTGTGCTGCACCAGGGGGGAAGACGACTCACATTGCGGAGTTAATTAAGGATAGGGGAACAGTTTGGGCTTGCGATCGCACTGCTTCGCGTTTGCGTAAACTGAAAGAGAATGCCCAACGTCTGAATTTACACTCAATTCAAATTTGCACAGGCGACAGTCGCAACTTAGAGCAATTTTACAATGCTGCTGACCGCGTTTTACTAGATGCTCCATGTTCTGGCTTAGGAACTCTACACCGCCACGCAGACGCACGCTGGCGACAAACACCAGAATCAGTACAAGAACTTTCGACGCTGCAACAAGAACTATTAGCACATACGTCAAAATTCGTCAAAGCAGGTGGTGTGCTGGTTTATGCCACTTGTACACTGCACCCGGCAGAAAATGAAGATGTAATTACGCAATTCCTTACTGAAAATACTGACTGGCAAATTGAGCCGCCAAGCCCTAATTCTCCTGATTCTTGCTACACTACACCCCAAGGTTGGTTGAAGGTTTGGCCCCACAATCAAGACATGGACGGCTTTTTCATGGTGCGCTTAAGAAAAACCAACGTTTCCGAATGA
- a CDS encoding class I SAM-dependent methyltransferase, which produces MTYKQEVSNYYNARTNYDNDVTVNRAVALFDYATPSPGQWVLDVATGTGNVAIKAAQKVGASGYVIGIDIATELLKLAQQKIRAENLSNVELIEIDVEAYQPESNKFDAIYCSYAIVLFPNIPKILENWYHFLKPGGFIAFTCSSENSYLALSIVEACAKHGITLPNIHKPLGTPERIQHLLTQTKFSQIEIHPRQMGNYLSLEKAQSRWNGQFWLHIDNPLRKLDPQIISLIKVSYDDEIAALETEQGVWHEELIYYVVARKK; this is translated from the coding sequence ATGACATACAAACAGGAAGTCAGCAATTATTACAATGCTAGAACTAATTATGATAATGATGTCACCGTCAACCGCGCGGTCGCACTTTTTGACTATGCAACTCCATCTCCTGGGCAATGGGTTTTAGATGTAGCCACAGGAACAGGAAACGTTGCTATCAAAGCCGCTCAAAAAGTTGGCGCAAGTGGTTATGTGATTGGAATTGATATTGCAACCGAACTACTCAAGCTTGCTCAACAGAAAATTCGAGCCGAAAACTTATCTAATGTTGAGCTAATTGAAATCGATGTCGAAGCATATCAGCCTGAATCAAATAAATTCGACGCGATCTATTGTTCTTATGCAATCGTACTTTTTCCCAACATTCCTAAGATTCTCGAAAATTGGTATCATTTCCTCAAACCCGGTGGATTTATTGCATTTACCTGCTCGTCTGAAAATTCATATTTAGCATTGTCAATTGTAGAAGCCTGTGCAAAACATGGGATTACCCTCCCAAATATACACAAACCATTAGGAACACCAGAGCGGATTCAACATCTATTAACACAAACCAAATTTAGCCAAATTGAAATTCATCCTCGACAGATGGGAAATTATTTGAGCTTAGAAAAAGCTCAAAGCAGATGGAATGGTCAATTCTGGCTCCATATAGATAATCCGTTACGGAAATTAGACCCTCAAATAATTAGTCTGATTAAAGTCAGCTATGATGATGAAATCGCAGCACTCGAAACTGAGCAGGGTGTATGGCATGAAGAATTAATTTACTACGTTGTTGCTCGTAAAAAATAA
- a CDS encoding glycoside hydrolase 100 family protein, with protein MQKLNELLANETIEEAAWKALEKSILYYKGRPVGTVAAFDVSVEALNYDQCFVRDFVSSALIFLIKGRTDIVRNFLEETLKLQPKDRQLDAYKPGRGLIPASFKVVTDNGEEYLEADFGEHAIARVTPVDSCLWWIILLRAYVVATKDFSLAYQPEFQKGIRLIMEICLANRFDMYPTLLVPDGACMIDRRLGIYGHPLELQVLFYAALRAAREMLICQGNQDVVEAIDNRLPLLCAHIRQHYWIDINRLNAIYRFKSEEYGKTAVNLFNIYVDSIPYYELDKWLPKKGGYMAGNVGPSQLDTRFFALGNLMAIISDLATEEQSQAIMTLIEDRWEDLVGDMPMKICYPALEHEEYRIVTGCDPKNIPWSYHNAGSWPVLMWMLAAASVKAGKPYLAGKALEIAQGRLLEDEWPEYYDGKKGRLIGKQARKYQTWTIAGFLLASELMKDASHLSLVTFDKLPSELVSRACEFEISSVDASVSL; from the coding sequence ATGCAGAAGCTAAACGAATTACTAGCAAATGAAACTATAGAAGAAGCCGCATGGAAAGCGCTAGAAAAATCAATCTTATATTATAAGGGTCGTCCGGTTGGGACAGTTGCAGCTTTTGATGTTTCTGTAGAAGCGTTGAATTATGACCAGTGTTTTGTTAGAGATTTCGTCTCATCAGCCCTTATTTTCTTAATTAAAGGTAGAACAGATATTGTTCGGAACTTTTTAGAAGAAACTTTAAAATTACAACCGAAAGATAGGCAATTAGATGCTTATAAACCTGGACGGGGATTAATTCCCGCTAGTTTTAAAGTAGTAACAGATAATGGTGAAGAATATTTAGAAGCGGATTTTGGCGAACATGCGATCGCACGAGTTACACCAGTTGATTCTTGTCTGTGGTGGATTATTTTATTACGTGCCTATGTAGTCGCAACCAAAGATTTTTCCTTAGCCTATCAGCCGGAATTTCAAAAAGGTATTCGGCTAATTATGGAAATATGTTTGGCAAATCGCTTTGATATGTATCCCACATTATTGGTTCCAGATGGCGCTTGTATGATTGACCGCCGTTTAGGAATTTATGGTCATCCATTGGAACTACAAGTTTTATTTTATGCGGCTTTACGTGCAGCCCGTGAAATGTTAATTTGCCAAGGGAATCAAGATGTTGTGGAAGCAATTGATAACCGCCTACCACTTTTATGCGCTCATATTCGCCAACATTATTGGATAGATATTAATCGCTTAAATGCAATTTACCGCTTTAAGAGTGAAGAATACGGTAAAACAGCAGTCAATCTTTTTAATATATATGTAGACTCAATTCCCTATTATGAATTAGATAAATGGTTGCCGAAAAAAGGCGGTTATATGGCGGGGAATGTAGGGCCTTCGCAGTTAGATACCCGTTTCTTTGCGCTAGGTAATTTAATGGCGATTATTTCCGACTTAGCCACAGAAGAACAATCCCAAGCCATTATGACTCTTATCGAAGATAGATGGGAAGACTTGGTAGGAGACATGCCCATGAAAATCTGCTACCCAGCTTTGGAACATGAAGAATATAGAATTGTCACTGGGTGTGACCCTAAAAATATTCCTTGGTCTTATCATAATGCGGGTAGCTGGCCTGTTTTAATGTGGATGTTAGCCGCAGCATCAGTAAAAGCTGGTAAACCATATTTAGCGGGTAAAGCCTTGGAAATCGCCCAAGGAAGGCTTTTAGAGGATGAGTGGCCAGAATACTACGATGGTAAGAAAGGGCGACTAATTGGTAAACAAGCGAGAAAATATCAAACCTGGACAATTGCTGGTTTCTTATTAGCTAGTGAATTAATGAAAGATGCTTCTCATTTATCATTAGTTACTTTTGATAAGCTACCGTCAGAGTTAGTTTCTAGAGCTTGTGAGTTTGAAATTAGCAGTGTAGATGCTTCTGTGTCTTTGTAA